One genomic segment of Laspinema palackyanum D2c includes these proteins:
- a CDS encoding PPC domain-containing protein → MVKSFMVNFRLVSILPATALAIAMSAASVGAQNMYNPIRLPSNNEITDTLSERDIPTGQGGFARDYIVTLQPGDQVVIDLLSDSFDSIVTMIGPNGMTIAENDDGPDGTTNSLLFSRITEAGNYIVRVRAFGEGGVGEFNLKVTRLRPI, encoded by the coding sequence ATGGTTAAATCTTTTATGGTCAACTTCCGGCTAGTCTCGATCCTGCCTGCCACCGCCTTGGCGATCGCCATGAGTGCCGCCAGCGTTGGTGCTCAAAATATGTACAACCCCATCCGGTTGCCATCCAACAATGAAATCACAGATACCTTATCTGAACGAGATATTCCCACCGGACAAGGTGGATTTGCCCGGGATTATATTGTCACCTTACAACCGGGGGATCAAGTGGTGATCGACCTCCTCTCCGATAGTTTTGACAGCATTGTTACGATGATCGGACCGAATGGGATGACGATCGCCGAGAATGATGATGGCCCTGATGGTACCACCAACTCCCTCTTATTTTCCCGAATCACCGAGGCCGGGAATTATATCGTGCGAGTGCGAGCCTTTGGCGAAGGGGGCGTAGGAGAGTTTAACCTCAAAGTCACTCGTCTTCGCCCTATCTAA
- a CDS encoding cell envelope integrity protein TolA has translation MTIRQKRLIIKSGFRGGIMKNFWPNWIPYPISIVRSGLVLACFSAVLWFLYPDIKDFDYSERDDFIASIVAAYFLAWIFLLPGVTYSHHFTLRLFGDVKTNKPSRSSWGEGFISLFVFLLAAIPAGIILNSLYRLPLNSFDVKQNLVSWAASWMLSLSYVYHFGYLFNSWRADRKAMKAERKAARKKANEEARAAKELAKAEKRALKSRKQPAIAPSTEAVFEDMFNAITEKEKRSRRR, from the coding sequence GTGACGATACGCCAAAAAAGGCTGATAATTAAATCAGGCTTTAGAGGCGGCATTATGAAAAATTTCTGGCCCAACTGGATTCCCTATCCTATCTCAATTGTTCGCTCTGGATTAGTCTTAGCTTGTTTCTCTGCTGTACTGTGGTTCTTATATCCAGACATTAAAGATTTTGATTATTCAGAACGAGATGATTTCATCGCCAGCATAGTAGCAGCATATTTTTTGGCGTGGATTTTTCTGCTGCCCGGTGTTACTTACTCCCACCATTTTACCCTTCGGCTGTTTGGTGATGTTAAAACCAATAAGCCCTCCCGTTCTAGCTGGGGTGAAGGGTTTATTTCGTTGTTTGTGTTTCTTTTGGCAGCAATTCCGGCAGGGATTATTCTTAACAGCCTTTACCGTCTGCCCCTGAATTCTTTTGATGTGAAACAGAACCTGGTTTCATGGGCCGCCAGTTGGATGCTGTCATTGTCGTATGTCTATCATTTTGGATACCTTTTCAATTCTTGGCGGGCCGATCGCAAGGCTATGAAGGCAGAGCGAAAGGCAGCACGGAAAAAAGCCAATGAGGAAGCACGGGCAGCGAAGGAGTTGGCTAAGGCTGAGAAGCGGGCTTTAAAATCTCGGAAGCAACCGGCGATCGCACCCTCAACCGAGGCGGTCTTTGAGGATATGTTCAATGCGATCACTGAAAAAGAGAAGCGGTCCCGTCGCCGCTAG
- a CDS encoding tyrosine-type recombinase/integrase: MFVRYTEFKSKTLKNSSFKDLKRTFKHLADFPTTEISPSAAKEIRAHLLTTLSQETARRVLQQVSACCRWASEMGLIEINPFEGLPTIKRKKQGSEIYPFTRDERDRILARFNSEPIHQPFAPYVGFLFLTGCRPSEAIGLQWRHVNCEFVTFAEPVVEGFRESSTKNASIRRFPINKSLAELLDSIKPANSSPNSPVFVSTGGGMIRQENFNRRHWRPVLDSLEIPYRRPYNTRHSFATLCLDAGVPVQQVASWLGHSPTMTLKHYAGLTRSEVPEL, from the coding sequence TTGTTTGTGAGATATACTGAGTTCAAATCGAAAACCCTAAAAAATTCCTCTTTTAAAGATTTGAAAAGAACCTTCAAACACTTGGCTGATTTTCCGACAACCGAAATATCCCCAAGCGCGGCCAAAGAGATCCGCGCTCACTTGCTCACGACTCTCTCACAAGAAACAGCTAGGCGAGTATTGCAGCAAGTGAGCGCTTGCTGCCGTTGGGCATCCGAGATGGGATTGATTGAAATAAATCCGTTTGAGGGGCTGCCGACCATTAAGCGGAAAAAGCAGGGGAGTGAAATATATCCATTCACCCGGGATGAGCGCGATCGCATTCTAGCCCGATTCAATTCCGAGCCGATTCACCAACCGTTTGCCCCCTACGTCGGGTTTCTGTTCTTGACCGGATGCCGACCGTCCGAGGCGATCGGTCTCCAGTGGCGTCACGTTAATTGCGAGTTTGTCACTTTTGCCGAGCCCGTCGTCGAAGGGTTCCGGGAATCTTCCACCAAAAATGCATCCATTCGCAGGTTCCCAATTAACAAATCACTGGCAGAGTTGCTAGACTCCATCAAGCCTGCCAATTCCAGCCCAAATTCTCCGGTGTTTGTCAGCACCGGCGGGGGAATGATTCGCCAAGAAAATTTCAATCGGCGCCACTGGCGTCCGGTGCTGGACTCGCTAGAAATTCCCTACCGGAGACCCTACAATACTCGCCATAGCTTTGCCACTCTCTGCCTGGATGCCGGAGTTCCGGTCCAGCAAGTCGCGTCATGGCTGGGGCATTCCCCCACCATGACTCTGAAACATTATGCTGGCTTGACCCGTTCCGAAGTGCCGGAACTCTAA
- a CDS encoding type IV secretory system conjugative DNA transfer family protein, producing MLSRYLPAINGLADRTAKDLHRSFESALLQKFAEKMKGADPDAGAIAGSLARWRRRANHTAIGCAGAGVLSLFFGAASQPGTPSRVGFSSLAVGAIAGAHIQRRSAEEIEPVLGIVARIQAHNSISPLMQIMNQPTTLQAHLVPEATVSGAIALPEAQPRFFNWDELKDPDIYPHCLIIGPTGSGKTFSTERILKFLGSPARVITTKRKSDQWVGLEVIGHPRNFPAISEALEDSLEEMQSRLEAIDKPWEQQWNVIDELPAIVANLPETQDYLTTFIREARETRLRFMFLVQGAQVKTIGLEGQSDLRDNLLEIRLGRFAVDEAGAIARKTKSPEAQANLDWLKSQKYPLLVGDLPALLPEAGNG from the coding sequence GTGCTCAGTAGATATTTACCTGCCATCAATGGACTGGCGGACCGAACGGCCAAAGACCTACATCGCTCTTTTGAATCGGCACTACTCCAAAAGTTTGCCGAAAAAATGAAGGGAGCGGACCCGGATGCCGGTGCGATCGCAGGTTCCCTCGCCCGATGGCGACGGAGGGCAAATCATACCGCCATCGGTTGCGCCGGTGCAGGAGTTCTATCACTTTTCTTCGGCGCTGCATCCCAGCCGGGGACCCCTAGCCGGGTTGGGTTTTCCTCCTTGGCGGTTGGTGCGATCGCCGGTGCTCATATCCAGAGGCGATCGGCAGAAGAAATTGAACCCGTCCTCGGAATCGTCGCCAGAATTCAGGCGCATAACTCCATATCCCCACTCATGCAAATCATGAATCAGCCAACAACCTTACAAGCACATCTAGTACCAGAGGCAACCGTCTCGGGTGCGATCGCACTACCAGAAGCGCAACCCCGATTTTTCAACTGGGACGAACTGAAGGACCCCGACATCTACCCCCACTGTTTAATCATCGGGCCAACCGGCTCGGGAAAAACTTTCAGCACCGAACGGATTTTAAAATTTCTGGGTAGTCCAGCCCGGGTGATCACCACCAAGCGCAAATCAGATCAGTGGGTTGGCTTGGAAGTCATTGGGCATCCCCGAAACTTCCCCGCAATTTCAGAAGCCCTGGAGGATTCTCTGGAGGAAATGCAGTCACGGTTAGAGGCGATCGACAAACCTTGGGAACAGCAGTGGAATGTGATTGACGAGTTGCCCGCGATCGTCGCCAACTTACCCGAAACCCAAGACTATCTGACTACTTTTATCCGCGAAGCGAGAGAGACCCGACTGAGATTCATGTTCCTAGTTCAAGGCGCTCAGGTCAAGACCATCGGATTAGAAGGTCAATCTGACCTCCGGGATAACCTCCTAGAGATTCGACTTGGCAGATTTGCGGTTGACGAGGCTGGTGCGATCGCCCGCAAGACGAAATCCCCCGAAGCCCAAGCCAACCTCGACTGGCTTAAATCCCAAAAATATCCCCTCTTAGTCGGAGACCTTCCAGCACTTTTACCGGAGGCAGGCAATGGATGA
- a CDS encoding helix-turn-helix transcriptional regulator: MVEKQVNDEPEKNNLRFLRELLGMTQQELAEFLGVAVSTISRCERGLSELELPFAKWQKLAALVRQRLKVDLIDAPPFELSGSRVTSLRDVFR, from the coding sequence ATGGTAGAGAAGCAAGTCAACGATGAACCGGAGAAAAATAATTTGAGATTCCTTCGAGAGCTTCTAGGGATGACCCAGCAAGAGCTGGCTGAATTTTTAGGGGTGGCCGTATCGACCATAAGCCGATGTGAACGTGGCTTGTCTGAGCTAGAACTCCCGTTCGCCAAGTGGCAGAAACTTGCGGCTCTAGTTCGGCAGCGGCTAAAAGTGGATCTTATTGATGCGCCCCCTTTCGAGTTATCAGGGAGCCGAGTGACCTCCCTGCGAGATGTTTTTCGCTAA
- a CDS encoding recombinase family protein — MNVAGYSRVSTEEQAREGLSLEVQRMKIQQYCQLFDLRLVAECEDPGLSAKSLDRPGLQYALSCLRDGSAEGLVVLKLDRLTRSVADLEVLLSEYFEERYKLISLNEQIDTRTAGGKLMLRLLGVVSQWERETIGERTAIALQHKKSQGQQLGGHGFGWRLVDGKRVPVEAEQAIIKKMRSMRRRGKSLQAIADWANESGVRSHRGGKWYPKSISNILK, encoded by the coding sequence ATGAACGTTGCAGGTTATTCCCGCGTTTCGACTGAGGAACAAGCCCGTGAGGGACTCTCTCTCGAAGTGCAGCGGATGAAGATTCAGCAATATTGCCAATTATTCGATTTGCGGTTGGTCGCCGAATGCGAGGATCCGGGGTTGTCAGCAAAATCGCTTGATCGCCCCGGGCTCCAATACGCTCTCAGTTGCCTCCGTGATGGATCCGCTGAGGGGTTGGTCGTGCTCAAACTTGATCGCCTAACTCGCAGTGTGGCTGACCTGGAAGTTCTCCTCTCAGAATATTTTGAGGAGAGATATAAGCTCATTTCCCTTAACGAACAAATTGACACCCGGACCGCTGGGGGAAAACTGATGCTCCGGTTGCTCGGTGTTGTCAGCCAGTGGGAACGGGAAACAATTGGGGAACGGACTGCGATCGCACTCCAGCACAAAAAATCCCAGGGTCAGCAGCTAGGCGGGCACGGGTTCGGTTGGCGACTTGTTGATGGGAAGCGCGTGCCAGTTGAGGCCGAACAGGCGATAATAAAAAAAATGCGGTCAATGCGACGGAGGGGGAAAAGTCTCCAGGCGATCGCGGATTGGGCTAACGAGTCCGGGGTGCGATCGCACCGTGGCGGCAAGTGGTATCCGAAATCAATATCAAATATCCTCAAATAA